The following proteins come from a genomic window of Populus nigra chromosome 6, ddPopNigr1.1, whole genome shotgun sequence:
- the LOC133696421 gene encoding thermospermine synthase ACAULIS5-like: MGDISCSNGISNGNGVNGKSHSSLNGYRKSCWYEEEIEENLRWCFALNSILHTGASRYQDIALLDTKPFGKALVIDGKLQSAEVDEFIYHESLVHPAFLHHSSPKTVFIMGGGEGSTAREILRHKTVEKVVMCDIDEEVVNFCKAYLVVNREAFCDPRLEVIINDARAELEIGKECYDVIIGDLADPIEGGPCYKLYTKSFYEHTVKPRLNQGGIFITQAGPAGIFSHTEVFSCIYNTLRQVFKYVVPYSAHIPSYADTWGWVMASDSPFMLSADELDTRIKQRIKGENRYLDGKTFSSASTLSKAVRKSLDNETHVYTEGAARFIYGHGSVHKQNQAKLIRNGLMEEAPTKSTK, translated from the exons ATGGGTGACATTTCTTGCTCTAATGGCATTAGCAATGGCAATGGTGTGAATGGCAAAAGCCATTCATCACTGAATGGTTATAGGAAGAGCTGTTGGTATGAAGAAGAGATTGAAGAGAACTTGAGATGGTGTTTTGCTCTCAATAG TATTCTGCACACAGGGGCCTCTCGGTATCAGGACATTGCACTATTGGACACAAAGCCGTTTGGCAAG GCTTTAGTCATTGATGGAAAGCTGCAAAGTGCAGAAGTGGATGAATTCATCTACCATGAATCTCTTGTTCATCCAGCATTTCTTCATCATTCAAG TCCAAAGACAGTCTTTATCATGGGAGGAGGTGAAGGTTCCACTGCAAGAGAAATACTAAGACACAAGACAGTGGAGAAGGTTGTCATGTGTGACATTGATGAG GAGGTGGTAAACTTCTGCAAGGCATACTTGGTTGTGAATAGAGAAGCTTTCTGTGATCCAAGACTTGAGGTCATCATCAACGATGCCAG AGCTGAGCTAGAAATTGGAAAGGAGTGCTATGACGTGATAATAGGAGACCTGGCAGACCCAATAGAGGGAGGCCCATGTTACAAACTCTACACTAAGTCCTTTTATGAGCACACCGTTAAGCCCAGACTCAATCAAGGTGGCATATTTATCACACAG GCAGGGCCAGCTGGAATTTTCAGCCATACAGAAGTGTTTTCATGCATCTACAACACTTTAAGGCAGGTGTTCAAAT ATGTGGTGCCTTACTCAGCTCATATCCCTTCCTATGCTGATACCTGGGGATGGGTCATG GCTTCAGATTCTCCATTTATGCTGAGTGCTGATGAGTTAGACACCAGAATTAAACAGAGGATTAAAGGGGAAAACAGGTATCTTGATGGTAAAACATTTTCATCAGCCTCGACATTGAGCAAAGCTGTTCGAAAATC GCTTGACAACGAAACTCATGTCTACACAGAAGGAGCAGCCCGGTTCATTTATGGGCATGGCAGCGTCCACAAACAGaatcaagctaaattaataagaaatggATTAATGGAAGAAGCGCCTACCAAAAGCACAAAGTGA
- the LOC133696152 gene encoding uncharacterized protein C24B11.05-like isoform X1 yields the protein MDYCSKSSCNPSSPFDCLLFDLDDTLYSSKLGIAEALRKNIDEFLVEKCGFPENKAPSHRVELFKSYGSSLAGLRALGYDIDADDYHSFVHGRLPYDLIKPDSQLRNLLRSITQRKIIFTNSDRNHAIMALKRLGIEDCFDQIICFETMNPNLSKSTSPDEFPVLLKPSVDAMKVALRVADVDPRRTLFLDDNVRNVAAGKALGLRTALVGKTVRSKEADYVLEHIHNLAQVIPEIWVGGTESGDQRISQPGSEMDAMLAATTVGA from the exons ATGGATTATTGCAGCAAATCTTCTTGCAATCCAAGCTCTCCTTTTGATTGCCTCCTTTTTG attTGGATGACACTTTGTATTCCTCTAAGCTTGGAATAGCTGAAGCcctgagaaaaaatattgatg AATTTCTTGTTGAGAAATGTGGATTTCCAGAGAACAAAGCTCCCAGTCACCGAGTTGAGCTCTTCAAGTCCTACGGCAGCTCTCTCGCTGGCTTGCGA gCGCTAGGCTATGACATTGATGCTGATGATTATCACAG TTTCGTGCACGGAAGATTGCCTTATGATTTGATCAAGCCAGATTCTCAATTACGTAACCTCTTGCGTAGCATCACTCAGAGGAAAATT ATCTTCACCAATTCAGATAGAAATCACGCGATCATGGCCCTAAAACGGTTAGGAATAGAAGACTGTTTCGATCAGATCATATGTTTTGAGACGATGAATCCAAACCTGTCTAAATCGACTAGTCCTGATGAGTTCCCTGTTCTTCTTAAGCCTTCAGTAGATGCCATGAAAGTTGCTCTTCGTGTTGCAGATGTTGATCCTCGCCGTACG CTGTTTTTGGATGACAACGTGCGCAATGTGGCAGCAGGGAAAGCTTTGGGGCTCCGCACTGCTCTG GTTGGAAAAACGGTGAGGAGCAAAGAGGCGGATTATGTATTGGAGCATATCCACAACCTAGCTCAGGTGATTCCAGAAATCTGGGTAGGAGGAACGGAAAGCGGTGATCAAAGGATCAGCCAGCCCGGGAGTGAAATGGACGCCATGCTCGCAGCCACAACCGTCGGAGCCTAA
- the LOC133696152 gene encoding uncharacterized protein C24B11.05-like isoform X2, translated as MDYCSKSSCNPSSPFDCLLFEFLVEKCGFPENKAPSHRVELFKSYGSSLAGLRALGYDIDADDYHSFVHGRLPYDLIKPDSQLRNLLRSITQRKIIFTNSDRNHAIMALKRLGIEDCFDQIICFETMNPNLSKSTSPDEFPVLLKPSVDAMKVALRVADVDPRRTLFLDDNVRNVAAGKALGLRTALVGKTVRSKEADYVLEHIHNLAQVIPEIWVGGTESGDQRISQPGSEMDAMLAATTVGA; from the exons ATGGATTATTGCAGCAAATCTTCTTGCAATCCAAGCTCTCCTTTTGATTGCCTCCTTTTTG AATTTCTTGTTGAGAAATGTGGATTTCCAGAGAACAAAGCTCCCAGTCACCGAGTTGAGCTCTTCAAGTCCTACGGCAGCTCTCTCGCTGGCTTGCGA gCGCTAGGCTATGACATTGATGCTGATGATTATCACAG TTTCGTGCACGGAAGATTGCCTTATGATTTGATCAAGCCAGATTCTCAATTACGTAACCTCTTGCGTAGCATCACTCAGAGGAAAATT ATCTTCACCAATTCAGATAGAAATCACGCGATCATGGCCCTAAAACGGTTAGGAATAGAAGACTGTTTCGATCAGATCATATGTTTTGAGACGATGAATCCAAACCTGTCTAAATCGACTAGTCCTGATGAGTTCCCTGTTCTTCTTAAGCCTTCAGTAGATGCCATGAAAGTTGCTCTTCGTGTTGCAGATGTTGATCCTCGCCGTACG CTGTTTTTGGATGACAACGTGCGCAATGTGGCAGCAGGGAAAGCTTTGGGGCTCCGCACTGCTCTG GTTGGAAAAACGGTGAGGAGCAAAGAGGCGGATTATGTATTGGAGCATATCCACAACCTAGCTCAGGTGATTCCAGAAATCTGGGTAGGAGGAACGGAAAGCGGTGATCAAAGGATCAGCCAGCCCGGGAGTGAAATGGACGCCATGCTCGCAGCCACAACCGTCGGAGCCTAA